The DNA window CCTGCTGGCCGAGGGCGGCCGGCACGTCTCGATCGCGGATCCGAGCGTCGAGGAGTCCGGTGGGCGCTGGCTGTGGGTGCGGCCCGACGGCGCCCGCCTCGCCGGCCTGCTCGAGAAGGTGGACCGCGGCGTGCTCGACGTGCAGATCGACCGGACCTTCCCGCTCGCCGAGGCGGGGGCGGCCCTCGAGGCCAGCCGCGACGGCGCGGCGCGGGGGAAGCTGCTCATCGACCCGACGAGCTGACCCGCCCGGAAAGACGTCGACCGGTGCACCGTCGGCGTTCTGAGCACTCAGAACTCCGACAGCGCAACGGTCGACGTCGTGGGAGGCGGGTGAGGGGCGTGGAGAGCCCCTGCGCACCTCGGGCCGGTCAGGCGGTGCGGTCGGCCTTGATGAGGTCCGCCGCGCGCTCGCCGATCAGCATCGTGGTGATGTTGGGGTTCACCGCGACCAGCTGAGGCATCACGGAGCCGTCGACCACGCGCAGACCCGTCACGCCCTTGACCCGCAGCTGCGGATCCAGCGGCGACATGTCGTCGTCCACCGCGCCCATCCGGCAGGAGCCTGCGGGGTGGTAGACGGTGTTGTGGGTCTTCGCGACGTAGTCGGCGATCTCCTCGTCGCTCTGCACGTCCTCACCCGGGAACAGCTCACGGCCGCGGTAGGCGTCCATCCCGGACTGCGTCACGATCTCGCGCGCCTTCCGGATCCCGGCGACGGCGACCCGCATGTCGTGGCCGTCCTCGTCGGTGAAGTAGCGGGGATCCACCTTCGGCTTGTCCCGGTAGTCGATCGAACGCAGGCGCACGGTGCCGCGCGAGCGGGCGTGGGTGATGTTCGGCGTGAGCGCGAAGGACTCCGGCGAGGTGGGGTAGCCCTGACGGCGGGTGTGCATGTCGAAGGGCACCGAGCCGTAGTGCATCATCAGGTCCGGCAGGTCCAGGCCCTCCTCGGTGGGCGTGAAGATCCCGATCTCCCACCACTGCGTGGACTCGCGCGTCATCTTCTGCGTCGACTCCCACGAGATCACGGCCTCGGGGTGGTCCTGCAGGTTCGAGCCGACGCCGGGGGAGTCGACCCGCACCTCGATGCCCACCTCGCGCAGGTGGTCGGCCGGGCCGATGCCGGAGAGCATCAGCAGCTTGGGCGAGTCGATCGCCCCGGCGGAGAGGATGACCTCGCGGCGGGCGTGCATGACCGAGGAGCGGTCGAAGGCGTTGTCGATGTACTCCACGCCCGTGGCCCGCTGGTCCTCGTCGAACAGGACCCGCATGACCTGCAGCCCGGTGAGCACGTGCAGGTTCTCCCGCTCCAGGTTCGGGTGCAGGTAGGACACGGAGGAGGAGGCGCGGGTGCCGTCGGCCTGACGGTTCACCTGGAACCAGTTCGCGCCGTTGACCACGGTCTCGAAGTCGTTGAACCGCGCCGCGGGGATGCCGGCCTGCTCGCAGGCCTCCAGCAGGGCGACGCCCACCGGGTCCTCCGGCGGCACGTCCATGAGGTGCACGGGGCCGTCGGTTCCGTGGCCCTCGCCGGTGCGGTCCCTGTTGGTCTCCAGGCGGGCGATCAGCGGAAGGATCGTCCCGGCGTTCCAGCCCTCGGCCCCGAGCTGCTCCCACAGGTCCATGTCCTCCGCCGGCGGGTGGAAGGCGATGCACGAGTTGTGGGAGGAGCATCCGCCCAGCACCTTCGCGCGGGCGTGGCGCATGAAGGAGTTGCCGTTCTCCTGCGGCTCGATCGGGTAGTCCCAGTCCAGGCCGCCCTCGAGCAGCTCGGGCCAGCGCTTGAGCTGCAGCACCTCCTGGTGCTCGAGGTCCGACGGGCCGGCCTCGAGCAGGGCCACGTCGACCTCGGGGTCCTCGCTGAGCCGCGCGGCGAGAGCCGCGCCGGCGGAGCCTCCGCCGACGATGACGTAGTCGAACTCGGAGACGGGGTTCTCGGAGGTCAGGGCGTTCTCGGACATGTCTTCTGCTTCCTCTCGACAGATGGGGGGACGGGGCGGCGGGGCAGGGCCGACGGACCCTGCCCCGCGCCGCTCACTTCTGGGGGAACCAGCCGGTCACGGCCGGCTCGGTGTTCTGGTAGATGTGCTTGGCCTCGGTGTACTCCTCGAGACCGGTGGGGCCCAGCTCGCGCCCGGTGCCGGACATCTTGAAGCCGCCCCACTCCGCCTGCGGCAGGTAGGGGTGGTAGTCGTTGATCCAGATCGTGCCGTGGCGCAGGCCGCGCGAGACCCGGTTGGCGGTGCCCGCGTTCGAGGTCCACACGCCGCCGGCCAGGCCGTACTCGGTGTGGTTGGCGATCGCGATCGCCTCCTCCTCGGTCGAGAACGTCTCCACCGTGATGACCGGGCCGAAGCCCTCCTCGATCACGGCGGGGTTCTCGGCGGTGCAGCGGTCCAGCACGGTCGGGGCGTAGAAGCAGCCCTTCTCGTGCTCGGGCCCGCCCCAGTGGCCGCCGGTGCGCAGGCGCGCTCCGGCCGCGACGCCGCGCTCCACGTAGTCGGTGACCTTGTCCCGGTGCTGCTGCGAGATGAGGGGACCGGTCTCGGCGCTCTCGTCGAAGGGTCCGCCCATGACGATGCCCTCCGCGCGCGCCACCAGGTCGTCGACGAAGCGCTCGGCGATCGTGTCCTGCACGATCAGGCGGGTCCCGGCCGAGCAGAGCAGCCCGGAGTCCATGAACCCGGCGTTGAGCGCGTTGTCGAGCGCCGCGTCGTAGTCGGCGTCGGCGAACACCACGTTGGGGTTCTTGCCGCCCAGCTCCAGGGCCACCTTCTTGATCCCCTCGGCGGCGGCCGCGGCGATCTTGCGACCGGTGACGAGGCCGCCGGTGAAGGAGATCAGGTCGATCTCCGGGTGGGAGGACAGCGGCGCGCCGACCACGCCGCCGTCGCCGAGCACGAGGTTCGCCACGCCTGCGGGCACGCCGAGCTTGTCGAGCACGTCGATGATCAGGATGGTCGTGTGGGGCGTGAGCTCGGCGGGCTTGATGATGAAGGAGTTCCCGGCGGCGAGGGCGGGGGCGATCTTCCACGCGGCCTGCAGCAGCGGGAAGTTCCAGGGCGTGATCATGCCGCACACACCGATCGGCTCGTGGACCACACGGGAGATCACGCTGTCGTCCCCGGCGTCGATGAGACGGCCCGGGTTCTGGCCGGCGATCTTCCCGAAGTAGCGGAAGCAGGCGGTGATGTCGTCCATGTCGCCCTCGGCCTCGACCAGGCGCTTGCCGGTGTCGAGCGCCTCGGCGCGGGCGAACTCGGCCTTGCGCTCCTGGAGCGCGTCGGCGACCTTCAGCAGGAGGTCCCCGCGCTCGGAGGCGGGCCGGTCGGACCACACGCGCGACTCGAAGGACCTCCTCGCCGCGAGGATCGCCCGTTCGACGTCGTCCGCGGTGGCCTCGGAGACCGTGCCGACCTCGCTCTGATCGGCCGGGCAGGTGACGGTGCGGGTCTCGCCCGAGGACGAGGCCACCCACTCCCCGTCGATGTACAGCGTGGCGATGGTGTCAGTCATGGCGCTCCTTCGTGTCGGGCGTGAGGGGTGCGGACGGCTCCTCGGGAGCCGCGGCGGAGGCGTCGACCTGGTCGGTGTCGATCCACGTCTCCGGTGCGGTGACCGGGATCGTGCCGGTCGCCGTGCCGATCTCGGTGCTCATGGTCAGGTACATGATGTGGGCGTCGTAGGAGTCCAGGACATCGGCGATGACCTGCTCCTTCCCGTACCCCATGATGTCCCGGCCGCGGGAGCCGAGGGTCGAGAAGATCTCGACGCGGTAGTAGGTGTCGCGCACCGCGGCCAGGTTGGCCGCGAAGCTCGGGGTCGAGTAGGCCACCGGATAGGCCTGGTACTTGAAGTCCTCGGCGTCGGGGAAGGAGACGACCAGGTCCACGAAGGGGATCGAGCTGTCGGGGTGCGCACCGCGGTGGCAGGAGACGTCCACGCCGAGCTTCTCCAGCTCGGCGCCGACCTCCTCGACCGCCGGAGCGGCGACGCCCTCGATGAACGCCGTCGCCTGCTCCGCGGTGGCGTAGCTCATCCGGTGCTGGAGCCGACGGCGCCACGCTCCGCGTTCGCCGGACTCCGCCTCGCGGACGCGGCTGGTGAGCAGGGCCGGCAGGGCGGCGCGGCGCGACTCGAGGTTCATGTGCTCGGTGCGCAGCACCTTCCA is part of the Brachybacterium ginsengisoli genome and encodes:
- a CDS encoding aldehyde dehydrogenase family protein, with the translated sequence MTDTIATLYIDGEWVASSSGETRTVTCPADQSEVGTVSEATADDVERAILAARRSFESRVWSDRPASERGDLLLKVADALQERKAEFARAEALDTGKRLVEAEGDMDDITACFRYFGKIAGQNPGRLIDAGDDSVISRVVHEPIGVCGMITPWNFPLLQAAWKIAPALAAGNSFIIKPAELTPHTTILIIDVLDKLGVPAGVANLVLGDGGVVGAPLSSHPEIDLISFTGGLVTGRKIAAAAAEGIKKVALELGGKNPNVVFADADYDAALDNALNAGFMDSGLLCSAGTRLIVQDTIAERFVDDLVARAEGIVMGGPFDESAETGPLISQQHRDKVTDYVERGVAAGARLRTGGHWGGPEHEKGCFYAPTVLDRCTAENPAVIEEGFGPVITVETFSTEEEAIAIANHTEYGLAGGVWTSNAGTANRVSRGLRHGTIWINDYHPYLPQAEWGGFKMSGTGRELGPTGLEEYTEAKHIYQNTEPAVTGWFPQK
- a CDS encoding GMC family oxidoreductase gives rise to the protein MSENALTSENPVSEFDYVIVGGGSAGAALAARLSEDPEVDVALLEAGPSDLEHQEVLQLKRWPELLEGGLDWDYPIEPQENGNSFMRHARAKVLGGCSSHNSCIAFHPPAEDMDLWEQLGAEGWNAGTILPLIARLETNRDRTGEGHGTDGPVHLMDVPPEDPVGVALLEACEQAGIPAARFNDFETVVNGANWFQVNRQADGTRASSSVSYLHPNLERENLHVLTGLQVMRVLFDEDQRATGVEYIDNAFDRSSVMHARREVILSAGAIDSPKLLMLSGIGPADHLREVGIEVRVDSPGVGSNLQDHPEAVISWESTQKMTRESTQWWEIGIFTPTEEGLDLPDLMMHYGSVPFDMHTRRQGYPTSPESFALTPNITHARSRGTVRLRSIDYRDKPKVDPRYFTDEDGHDMRVAVAGIRKAREIVTQSGMDAYRGRELFPGEDVQSDEEIADYVAKTHNTVYHPAGSCRMGAVDDDMSPLDPQLRVKGVTGLRVVDGSVMPQLVAVNPNITTMLIGERAADLIKADRTA